One Alteromonas sp. KC3 DNA segment encodes these proteins:
- the rrtA gene encoding rhombosortase: MMSLPFSFKYSAGPLIVAVCATIAFFFEPTSGNYLAYDRYAIQGLETWRLVTGNLVHTNGFHLLLNLAGLALLWALHKEHYRIGLFLKVFVWCCIGTSAGLYFYSPDLIWYAGLSGALHGLFAWGACMDIKEKVRSGWLLLLGLAIKVGYEQFDGSSAQVAALIDAKVAVDAHLFGACGGLIIFALMLLTARRR; the protein is encoded by the coding sequence ATGATGTCACTGCCGTTTTCCTTTAAGTATAGTGCTGGCCCCCTAATTGTCGCAGTTTGTGCCACAATTGCATTTTTCTTTGAGCCTACATCAGGTAATTATTTAGCTTACGACCGTTATGCTATTCAAGGTCTTGAAACGTGGAGACTAGTAACCGGCAACCTCGTGCATACGAATGGCTTTCATCTATTACTAAATTTGGCAGGACTCGCGTTGTTATGGGCGCTTCACAAAGAGCACTATCGCATTGGCTTATTTTTAAAGGTGTTTGTTTGGTGTTGTATTGGAACAAGCGCTGGTCTTTACTTCTATTCGCCTGATCTTATCTGGTATGCCGGGCTTTCTGGGGCACTTCACGGGCTATTTGCATGGGGAGCATGCATGGATATAAAAGAGAAGGTGCGTTCTGGTTGGTTACTATTGTTAGGGCTTGCCATCAAGGTGGGTTATGAACAATTTGATGGCAGTAGCGCACAAGTTGCTGCGCTTATCGACGCAAAAGTTGCTGTTGATGCTCACTTATTTGGGGCATGTGGAGGTCTTATCATCTTCGCGCTCATGCTTTTGACCGCAAGAAGACGCTAG